The proteins below come from a single Drosophila miranda strain MSH22 chromosome Y unlocalized genomic scaffold, D.miranda_PacBio2.1 Contig_Y1_pilon, whole genome shotgun sequence genomic window:
- the LOC117191869 gene encoding uncharacterized protein LOC117191869 encodes MSDEAPISDCAPSTSSLPFNAYHIHLPLYIMDMVRVFQDHPSYVDGIQEASIIEMLKKEPFACGDLEAQVKTALMDLTAKGFVRYIGNGYRTLGPFAKLSNSRSARHFNQTWQRIAALQMPHGGSPEASTSSTGNCPQRGSSC; translated from the exons ATGTCTGACGAGGCCCCGATTAGCGACTGTGCGCCGAGCACTTCGAGTCTGCCCTTCAACGCTTATCATATCCACTTGCCGCTCTACATCATGGACATGGTGCGCGTCTTTCAGGATCATCCCAGCTACGTCGATGGCATACAGGAGGCTTCTATCATAGAGATGCTAAAAAAGGA ACCATTCGCCTGTGGCGATCTGGAAGCCCAGGTGAAGACAGCCCTCATGGACCTCACTGCCAAGGGCTTCGTACGTTACATTGGCAATGGGTATCGCACGCTGGGACCTTTTGCGAAGCTGTCCAATTCCCGATCTGCGCGCCACTTCAACCAGACATGGCAGCGCATTGCCGCCTTGCAGATGCCCCACGGTGGCAGCCCGGAGGCTTCCACCAGCAGCACTGGCAATTGCCCTCAGCGCGGGTCCAGCTGCTAA
- the LOC117191440 gene encoding uncharacterized protein LOC117191440, whose product MLAGMHSPASPSAQSQAPPPTPCKSPILDVTETLSLHSEMELELEPKKALYSFGAPHSHGHSHSHSLRLPGLSIPSLINSKNSTLPAFEYIAPPNHALQALEFPLMELNHRVGVGVVGGMFPGFLHRRSRGGEFSDPILATLQR is encoded by the coding sequence ATGTTGGCCGGGATGCATTCACCCGCATCGCCTTCAGCTCAGTCACAGGCACCGCCGCCGACGCCCTGCAAATCGCCCATCCTGGACGTGACCGAGACCCTGTCGCTTCATAGCGAGATGGAGCTGGAACTCGAACCGAAAAAAGCGTTGTATTCCTTTGGAGCCCCGCACAGTCACGGTCACAGCCACAGTCATAGCCTACGTCTGCCGGGCCTCAGTATTCCCAGCCTGATCAATAGCAAGAATTCCACTCTGCCCGCCTTCGAGTACATCGCTCCGCCGAACCACGCCCTGCAGGCCCTGGAGTTTCCCCTGATGGAGTTGAACCAtcgtgtgggtgtgggtgttgTTGGCGGCATGTTTCCCGGCTTCTTGCACCGACGGTCACGCGGTGGGGAATTCTCTGACCCAATTCTTGCAACGTTGCAAAGGTAA